The following coding sequences are from one Triplophysa dalaica isolate WHDGS20190420 chromosome 12, ASM1584641v1, whole genome shotgun sequence window:
- the gtf3c6 gene encoding general transcription factor 3C polypeptide 6, translated as MEDEWEEEEQLVVAELSGMISSDLLSSRQGTCKIVDIDSEQPMMQVGRYLFAGEYEDAMGTCVVFQEENGGGAGSKPVLKYKCHTMKKLVLQRTFLSERKEDEPVSNRIEVLALNDEQSYGRQSAMCHYLDRKETEKSLLDETKDCGDPEMSGDESPAEMDESEAEETIDTTVNVSTELAAAEEEEQEEDGGS; from the coding sequence ATGGAGGACGAATGGGAGGAAGAGGAGCAGTTAGTCGTGGCGGAGCTGTCAGGAATGATCAGCTCTGATCTTCTGTCCAGTCGTCAGGGCACGTGTAAGATCGTCGACATCGACAGCGAGCAGCCCATGATGCAGGTGGGACGCTATCTTTTCGCCGGAGAATACGAGGACGCCATGGGAACATGTGTGGTTTTTCAAGAAGAGAATGGGGGCGGGGCGGGCTCGAAGCCGGTACTTAAATACAAATGTCACACGATGAAGAAACTGGTGCTGCAGAGGACGTTTCTGTCGGAGAGGAAAGAGGACGAGCCGGTGTCAAACCGCATAGAGGTGCTTGCTCTCAATGATGAACAGTCGTACGGACGACAAAGCGCAATGTGTCACTACCTGGATCGGAAGGAGACGGAGAAATCACTGCTTGACGAGACTAAAGACTGCGGGGATCCAGAGATGAGTGGGGATGAATCTCCGGCTGAGATGGACGAGAGTGAGGCGGAGGAGACGATTGACACAACAGTCAATGTTAGCACTGAACTTGCAGcagcagaagaagaagaacaagagGAGGACGGTGGCTCTTAA